From the genome of Haladaptatus paucihalophilus DX253, one region includes:
- a CDS encoding aspartate aminotransferase family protein, whose translation MQKQETNRSIESSYDDHVMPIWKSLNVPVKRASGCTLEDFDGNEYLDVFSGISVTNVGHGNEAVVKAAKAQLEEFIHGCSYVHPNEPVADLAETIADITPGDLEKSFFCNSGTEAVEGAIKLARKYTGSKEVIALEMGFHGRTLGSLALTGNNAYKQDMAPTINDVSHTAPPYAYRCPRCNGAQCNASCADQLERVIGSHTSGDLAAVVVEPVMGEAGIIVPSDAWLKRVQEIAHDHGALLIADEVQTGYGRTGKLFASSHFDIEPDILTQAKGIANGLPLGAFTASKEVADAFEAGDHLSTFGGNPVACAAALATIDELRDEIITKAHQNGEWLASKLETLEADYDVVGETRGLGLMQGIELVEPGTMGPQNIAPRPDSKLASATSEFLRKESNVVIGVGGYYKNVMRFQPPLTISRDQLGDAVEALRKALENVA comes from the coding sequence ATGCAGAAACAGGAGACAAATAGGTCGATCGAATCCTCTTACGACGACCACGTCATGCCTATCTGGAAATCACTGAACGTCCCGGTCAAGCGAGCATCCGGTTGTACCCTCGAAGACTTCGATGGGAACGAGTATCTCGACGTGTTTTCGGGAATCTCGGTGACGAACGTCGGCCATGGTAACGAAGCTGTCGTCAAGGCTGCGAAAGCCCAGCTTGAAGAGTTTATCCACGGCTGCTCGTACGTACACCCGAATGAGCCAGTAGCTGACCTCGCCGAAACGATCGCTGACATCACACCGGGAGACTTGGAGAAGAGCTTCTTCTGTAACTCCGGGACGGAAGCAGTCGAAGGAGCGATCAAGCTCGCGCGAAAGTACACCGGGTCCAAGGAGGTCATCGCACTCGAGATGGGGTTCCATGGGCGCACGCTTGGAAGCCTTGCACTCACGGGGAACAACGCGTACAAACAGGATATGGCCCCAACGATCAACGATGTCTCCCATACTGCGCCACCGTATGCGTACCGATGTCCCCGTTGTAACGGCGCTCAGTGTAATGCTAGCTGTGCCGACCAACTCGAACGGGTCATTGGCTCGCATACGAGCGGTGACCTTGCGGCAGTTGTCGTCGAACCCGTTATGGGTGAAGCCGGTATTATCGTTCCCTCGGATGCATGGCTCAAACGTGTCCAAGAGATAGCTCACGACCACGGTGCACTACTCATTGCAGATGAGGTCCAGACCGGCTACGGGCGTACCGGAAAATTGTTTGCGAGCAGCCATTTCGATATCGAGCCGGATATCCTGACACAGGCGAAAGGAATCGCAAACGGACTCCCGCTTGGCGCGTTCACCGCATCGAAGGAGGTTGCGGACGCGTTCGAGGCTGGAGACCATCTTTCGACGTTCGGCGGTAACCCCGTCGCCTGCGCAGCAGCGCTAGCGACTATCGATGAATTACGAGACGAGATCATTACGAAAGCACACCAAAACGGTGAGTGGCTCGCATCGAAGCTTGAAACGCTCGAAGCAGACTACGACGTGGTTGGTGAGACGCGTGGCCTTGGATTGATGCAGGGCATCGAACTCGTTGAGCCTGGGACGATGGGGCCGCAGAATATCGCCCCTCGGCCGGATAGTAAACTTGCTTCTGCTACTAGTGAATTCCTCCGGAAAGAGTCGAATGTCGTCATAGGCGTCGGTGGATACTACAAAAACGTCATGCGCTTCCAGCCACCGCTGACAATTTCGCGCGATCAACTTGGAGACGCAGTCGAAGCGCTTCGAAAGGCACTTGAAAACGTTGCCTGA
- a CDS encoding SprT-like domain-containing protein, translating to MAGEDEYKYWGIEGRQRSTPTYIDAAQKALVRECSAPDLSVETIDCEVSHQAQRQAGVTEYDPTTGVITIALTWTAYERHGWEQFSSTVRHELIHAWQYHEFGEADHGRTFTRWTDHLDTSKHCERFATPKWWPV from the coding sequence GTGGCTGGTGAAGATGAGTACAAATATTGGGGCATTGAGGGCCGTCAACGGAGTACGCCGACGTATATCGATGCGGCGCAGAAAGCGTTGGTTCGAGAATGTTCCGCGCCAGATCTGTCGGTCGAAACGATCGACTGTGAAGTCTCACATCAAGCGCAACGACAGGCAGGCGTCACAGAGTACGATCCGACAACAGGGGTGATTACGATTGCGCTGACCTGGACGGCCTACGAACGACACGGGTGGGAGCAATTCAGTTCCACTGTCCGGCATGAACTGATTCACGCGTGGCAGTACCACGAGTTCGGTGAGGCAGATCACGGGCGAACGTTCACCCGCTGGACGGACCATCTCGATACTTCGAAACACTGCGAACGCTTCGCTACACCAAAGTGGTGGCCCGTGTGA
- a CDS encoding NAD(P)/FAD-dependent oxidoreductase gives MSDVTIVGGGPAGLSAALFTAKNGLDATVFDTDKTWMHKAHLFNYLGIESIDGTEFLEKAREQADEFDVVQHMDTAVTGIETDDDGFQITTDDGDHHATYVVLATGADRDIAEQLGCEFTGSGTVSVNLSMETSIENAYATGAMVRDQEWQAVISAGDGGAAALDILSKEKGEHFHDFDTPADAE, from the coding sequence ATGTCCGATGTTACAATCGTCGGTGGCGGTCCAGCCGGACTCAGTGCAGCACTGTTCACAGCAAAGAATGGCCTTGATGCAACCGTGTTCGATACTGATAAGACGTGGATGCACAAAGCACACCTCTTCAATTACTTGGGAATTGAGAGTATCGATGGAACTGAATTCCTGGAGAAAGCCCGCGAACAGGCCGACGAGTTTGATGTAGTCCAGCACATGGACACAGCGGTAACAGGTATCGAAACGGACGACGATGGGTTCCAAATCACGACTGATGATGGCGACCATCACGCAACATATGTCGTCTTAGCGACCGGGGCAGATCGCGATATTGCTGAGCAACTCGGCTGTGAATTCACCGGTTCGGGGACTGTTTCAGTCAACTTGAGCATGGAAACGAGTATCGAGAACGCATACGCTACCGGTGCAATGGTCCGTGATCAAGAGTGGCAAGCAGTCATCTCCGCTGGTGATGGTGGTGCAGCTGCCCTCGACATCTTGAGCAAAGAGAAAGGTGAACACTTCCATGACTTCGATACGCCGGCAGACGCTGAATAA
- a CDS encoding DUF7563 family protein: MPRCDNCGSFVTQQYVRVFTPDEVEKPRVCPYCEDLVRDGNEIRQARASRGNS; the protein is encoded by the coding sequence ATGCCTCGCTGTGATAATTGCGGGTCGTTTGTGACTCAGCAATACGTCCGTGTGTTCACACCGGATGAGGTTGAGAAACCTCGTGTCTGTCCATATTGTGAAGATTTAGTTCGGGATGGGAATGAGATACGGCAAGCTCGCGCTTCTCGGGGAAATTCATGA
- a CDS encoding SprT family zinc-dependent metalloprotease, whose amino-acid sequence MQQKCLVVHESGEADHGRTFERRTDALDTSQYCERFTSPNWWVICEACGERIPRYQRSKVVKHPEQYNCGDCGGSLRIGEVTE is encoded by the coding sequence GTGCAACAGAAGTGCCTGGTAGTACACGAGTCCGGGGAAGCGGACCACGGGCGAACGTTCGAACGGAGGACGGATGCGCTCGACACTTCACAGTACTGCGAACGGTTCACGTCGCCGAACTGGTGGGTCATTTGCGAAGCGTGCGGTGAACGAATCCCGCGCTACCAGCGCTCGAAGGTCGTGAAACACCCGGAGCAGTACAACTGTGGCGACTGCGGTGGGTCACTGCGCATCGGGGAGGTCACCGAATGA
- a CDS encoding DUF5518 domain-containing protein, translated as MEVLRRECTKIIHQNLLTYSARTFPMKYSTIGGLASIPLTVLLYWQSGMGNNLSLSMVFFGGLLAGYLSHRRQSGETNAGFRAGVIGGAPVLWLSLDLFRTTLGPVGPLWFRVIATMTVLVFIVIGFLISAFIGILGAKVGRWLAGTTDSQRMSVG; from the coding sequence ATGGAGGTGCTTCGACGAGAATGTACGAAGATAATCCATCAAAACCTATTAACGTATTCTGCACGTACATTTCCTATGAAGTATTCTACCATCGGTGGCCTCGCTTCGATCCCACTCACCGTATTGCTGTATTGGCAGTCAGGGATGGGGAACAATCTGTCTCTCAGCATGGTCTTTTTCGGCGGCCTACTAGCTGGGTACCTCTCCCACAGACGGCAATCAGGCGAAACGAATGCGGGGTTCCGCGCAGGCGTTATCGGTGGGGCACCAGTGTTGTGGCTTTCCCTCGATTTATTTCGAACCACTCTTGGGCCAGTTGGCCCGCTTTGGTTCCGTGTCATAGCGACCATGACAGTCCTTGTTTTCATTGTGATCGGCTTTCTCATCTCCGCGTTCATTGGAATTCTGGGCGCGAAGGTCGGTCGGTGGCTGGCAGGAACGACTGATTCACAACGAATGTCCGTCGGGTAA
- a CDS encoding M14 family zinc carboxypeptidase has product MNGSDSNPVRTFKSLDSTVPRYESFLTVDEHRERNQALARTHDHVAYEELGESKGGETIWTVTIGTGGRSALLFGAPHPNEPIGSMTIDFLIHELATNDELRASLDYKFVCMPIADIDGVRLNEGWFDGPFTLSNYIQNFYRPPPDEQVEATFPVEYENYSFDEPISATRVLADLIEAHQPDFIYSFHNLEFGGCYYYLTEPLEPLHDVLSSLPEEYGVPLHHGEPEWFENEAFDDAIYRLRTFEDQYEMAHEDDNVEPEEVLLGGNAYDYASRFDDDVVEFIVELPYFYDPQIQDQTELNRTREEVIREGVESRRRFLEEMRNVVESVGEYLPDTPMAREAMGVVAHFEDEGESKVEWAESIPETDEPATVAQYVDERFLRQCHLLRYAGMLLRSIDHTAMSVDEETHEQLMEAKAVLEDILHARTGEIRERLDYETIPIWKLVAIQARAGLVCLDYRQSASDE; this is encoded by the coding sequence ATGAATGGCTCCGACTCAAACCCGGTTCGCACGTTCAAATCGCTCGACAGTACGGTTCCTCGGTACGAATCGTTTCTCACAGTCGACGAGCACCGCGAACGCAACCAGGCGCTCGCGCGCACCCACGATCACGTCGCGTACGAGGAACTCGGCGAGAGCAAGGGCGGAGAGACGATCTGGACGGTCACTATCGGCACGGGTGGCCGAAGTGCACTTTTGTTTGGTGCGCCTCACCCAAACGAGCCGATTGGCTCAATGACAATCGACTTTCTTATCCACGAGCTCGCGACAAACGACGAGCTACGGGCGTCTTTAGACTACAAATTCGTCTGTATGCCGATTGCCGACATAGACGGTGTCCGTCTCAATGAAGGATGGTTCGACGGGCCGTTCACGCTCTCGAACTATATCCAGAACTTCTACCGTCCACCGCCAGATGAGCAGGTCGAAGCAACGTTCCCAGTCGAATATGAGAACTACTCGTTCGATGAGCCGATATCAGCGACTCGTGTATTGGCAGATCTAATCGAAGCCCACCAGCCAGACTTCATCTATAGTTTCCACAATCTCGAATTCGGTGGCTGCTACTACTATCTTACCGAGCCCCTCGAACCGCTTCACGATGTCCTGTCATCACTCCCTGAAGAGTATGGAGTCCCGCTCCATCACGGTGAGCCAGAGTGGTTCGAGAACGAAGCGTTCGATGATGCCATCTATCGCCTTCGAACCTTCGAAGATCAATACGAGATGGCACACGAGGATGATAACGTCGAACCCGAAGAGGTGCTGCTGGGTGGCAATGCCTATGACTACGCCAGCCGGTTCGATGACGATGTCGTTGAATTCATCGTTGAATTACCGTATTTCTACGACCCACAGATTCAGGACCAAACTGAACTGAATCGCACCCGTGAAGAAGTCATTCGAGAGGGTGTCGAGAGTCGGCGGAGATTCCTCGAAGAGATGAGGAATGTCGTCGAGTCCGTCGGTGAGTACCTGCCGGACACGCCGATGGCACGCGAGGCGATGGGTGTCGTCGCTCATTTCGAGGATGAAGGTGAGTCAAAAGTCGAATGGGCGGAATCAATCCCCGAGACGGACGAACCAGCAACGGTTGCACAGTATGTCGACGAGCGGTTTCTCAGACAGTGTCATCTATTGAGATATGCCGGAATGTTGTTGCGGTCGATCGATCACACCGCAATGAGTGTTGACGAGGAAACGCACGAGCAGCTCATGGAGGCAAAGGCAGTGCTCGAGGACATCCTGCACGCCCGAACCGGTGAGATACGGGAGCGCCTCGATTACGAGACGATTCCGATTTGGAAGCTCGTCGCGATTCAGGCTCGTGCGGGCTTGGTATGTTTGGACTATCGGCAGAGTGCCTCTGATGAATGA
- a CDS encoding NUDIX hydrolase, producing MSSDRVRPMALGLPHRNDEIFVARLYDTDNDERFYRPIGGGIEFGEYSPAAIVREFDEELDISVKVGDYLGSIENVFSFAGTAGHEVIFIYEIEPTDDLWSVAQLEGHDDGDVTFTGEWKSLSEFDHEDDPLYPDGLLRLIREDTKHVVPRC from the coding sequence ATGTCTTCAGATAGAGTCCGGCCAATGGCTCTTGGCCTCCCTCATCGTAACGACGAAATCTTTGTTGCAAGACTATACGATACCGATAATGACGAGCGATTCTATCGACCAATTGGAGGCGGCATTGAATTTGGTGAGTATAGCCCCGCTGCGATTGTAAGAGAGTTCGATGAGGAACTTGATATCTCCGTCAAGGTCGGTGACTACCTCGGTTCCATTGAGAACGTGTTTTCGTTTGCTGGCACAGCTGGACACGAAGTCATTTTTATCTATGAAATTGAGCCGACCGACGACCTCTGGAGTGTGGCACAGTTGGAAGGCCACGATGATGGCGACGTGACCTTTACCGGAGAGTGGAAATCACTCTCCGAGTTTGATCATGAAGATGACCCACTGTATCCGGACGGTCTCCTCCGACTCATTCGAGAAGATACAAAACACGTTGTTCCACGGTGTTGA
- a CDS encoding DUF6176 family protein has translation MAETTLFRYRLKPGRIERLREWVEEVDSRRDEAIETLQDESVFSEAAFLNSTEDGDYVMFYMEAEDLETAHDVFESSQHDLDLEFKQLLGDIVAEDQPEQSIEPLYHLANPDRP, from the coding sequence ATGGCTGAGACTACGCTATTTCGATATCGACTCAAACCAGGGCGAATAGAGCGACTCCGCGAGTGGGTAGAAGAAGTGGATTCCAGACGGGACGAAGCCATCGAAACATTGCAAGATGAAAGCGTCTTTTCTGAGGCGGCATTCCTCAACTCGACAGAGGATGGGGATTACGTCATGTTCTACATGGAGGCAGAGGATCTCGAGACGGCTCATGATGTTTTCGAGTCTTCCCAGCATGACCTCGATCTAGAGTTCAAACAACTTCTCGGAGATATCGTAGCCGAAGACCAACCAGAGCAGAGTATCGAACCCCTGTATCATTTAGCCAATCCAGACCGTCCCTGA
- a CDS encoding FAD-binding oxidoreductase, whose product MTPTVRDADQTAVEDLRETLRGTLIRPTDEDYDEARGVWNGMIDRHPALIVQCSGTADVIVAVNFAREYDLEIAVRGGGHNVAGTAVCDDGIVIDLSAMRAVWVDPLARIARVQGGALWGDVDHEAQAHGLATPGGIVSHTGVAGLTLGGGIGWLMRKHGLTVDNLLSADMVTADGEFIRASEDEHSELFWALRGGGGNFGIVTSFEFALYPVGPTVLAGPVIWAADDTAAALRFYRDFVQDAPDELGTVVRLGPIPPLSVVPEELHWRPAVAINACYTGPVEEGESVLRPLREHGTPLLDLVSPKRYVAHQSGLDSTVLHGWHYYWKSTDLPELSDDLIEVLVNHAFSTKSPRSYVVLFHLGGAVSRVPGDATAYASRNAPHNININGVWRPDEDFAESETTWARRFFDALEPYREGVYVNFLDVDDDTRRVREAYDEQTYQRLAEIKAEYDPDNVFHLNQNIEPAG is encoded by the coding sequence ATGACACCAACGGTAAGAGACGCTGACCAAACAGCCGTTGAAGACCTTCGAGAAACGCTTCGGGGCACCCTGATTCGGCCCACCGACGAGGACTATGACGAGGCCCGGGGCGTCTGGAACGGGATGATCGATCGTCACCCAGCACTCATCGTCCAGTGTTCAGGCACTGCAGACGTGATTGTAGCTGTAAATTTCGCACGGGAGTACGACCTCGAGATCGCAGTGCGCGGCGGCGGTCATAACGTCGCCGGCACCGCCGTCTGCGACGACGGTATCGTCATTGATCTCTCTGCGATGCGAGCCGTGTGGGTCGACCCTCTCGCACGGATAGCCCGAGTGCAGGGTGGCGCCCTGTGGGGCGACGTTGACCATGAGGCCCAGGCCCACGGACTTGCGACCCCGGGCGGCATCGTCAGCCACACCGGCGTCGCCGGGCTTACCCTCGGCGGGGGGATCGGCTGGCTGATGCGCAAGCATGGCCTCACTGTCGACAACCTGCTCTCCGCCGATATGGTAACCGCCGATGGCGAGTTCATCCGTGCCTCGGAAGACGAGCACTCCGAGCTGTTTTGGGCGTTGCGGGGCGGTGGTGGAAACTTCGGGATCGTGACCTCCTTCGAGTTTGCCCTCTACCCTGTCGGACCCACTGTGCTCGCCGGCCCCGTGATCTGGGCGGCGGACGACACCGCCGCCGCGCTGCGCTTCTACCGCGACTTCGTGCAGGATGCTCCCGACGAGCTTGGCACCGTCGTCAGGTTGGGACCCATCCCTCCCCTCTCAGTCGTCCCCGAGGAGCTTCACTGGCGACCCGCTGTGGCCATCAACGCCTGCTACACAGGTCCGGTTGAGGAGGGTGAGAGCGTCCTCCGCCCGCTGCGCGAGCACGGCACACCGCTTCTCGACTTGGTCTCCCCCAAGCGGTATGTGGCCCACCAGAGCGGGCTCGACAGCACCGTTCTCCATGGATGGCACTATTATTGGAAGTCGACCGACCTTCCTGAGCTGTCCGACGACTTGATTGAAGTTCTCGTCAACCACGCCTTTTCGACGAAGTCACCCCGCTCATACGTGGTGCTATTCCACCTGGGCGGAGCGGTGAGCCGCGTCCCTGGTGACGCCACCGCCTACGCCAGTCGGAACGCACCACACAACATCAACATCAATGGCGTGTGGCGTCCCGACGAAGATTTTGCCGAGTCGGAGACCACGTGGGCCCGTCGATTCTTCGATGCTCTCGAACCCTATCGAGAGGGCGTCTACGTGAACTTCCTTGACGTTGACGACGACACACGACGGGTCCGCGAAGCTTATGATGAGCAGACCTACCAGCGACTCGCCGAGATCAAAGCCGAATACGATCCCGATAACGTGTTTCACCTCAACCAGAACATCGAGCCGGCAGGCTGA
- a CDS encoding SRPBCC domain-containing protein, whose translation MSISAKGGSYRMRLTYKDKQAGQGKTSETSDEMEVRFPRLEPNHRIEQEVLFESDDLAFAGTMRMIWTFESEGNGVIVTVRAENVPAGIQSEDHKAGIKSTLDNLAAFVEQDG comes from the coding sequence ATTTCGATTTCCGCGAAGGGGGGCTCGTACCGAATGCGGCTCACCTACAAGGACAAACAAGCTGGGCAAGGCAAGACATCAGAGACATCCGACGAGATGGAAGTACGCTTTCCTCGACTTGAACCAAACCATCGAATCGAGCAGGAAGTCCTCTTCGAGAGCGACGACCTGGCGTTCGCGGGTACCATGCGTATGATCTGGACATTTGAGTCCGAAGGGAATGGAGTAATTGTGACCGTTCGCGCCGAGAACGTGCCAGCAGGCATCCAGTCGGAGGACCACAAGGCAGGAATAAAATCAACACTCGACAATCTCGCGGCATTCGTCGAACAGGACGGCTAG
- a CDS encoding alkaline phosphatase D family protein, with protein MLDNVTRRDAMRTTAAAAFGGAMITESTIAEQPRDTREDLNSTDVIEAPSGAQIGDVVEDRALIWSRASEPARMFLHLSTEQDFSEKRTIRGPTALADSNYTATMDIEGLPRGEEIYYRVTFESLRNPGTRSDPVGGSFRTPPTDRTDIRFVWGGDVAGQGWGIDPDFGGMRTFESMRETDPDFFIHSGDAIYADGPLEERVELDDGSVWQNVVTEAMSDVADTLAEFRGNYRYNLRDDHYRAFVSEVPMIPQWDDHEILNNWYPNEKLPADDPHDVKSVNLLAARGQQAFLDYMPIRPRDDVDDAIYQNFPYGPSLEVFRLDMRSYRGPNTENTQTESGPKTDFLGDTQMSWLKDALSESEATWKIIAADMPIGLVVTDGDKYEAVANADSGIPKGREIEIKELLSFMQSENIRNVVWVTADVHYTAAHHYHPKRASFSEFDPFWEFVSGPLHAGTFGPNELDDTFGPTVVFEKSPPEGEANLPPSDGFQFFGQVDVDGQSDVLTVTLKDMNNDSLYTKELTPVNC; from the coding sequence ATGCTGGACAACGTAACTAGAAGAGATGCAATGCGGACGACCGCTGCTGCAGCCTTCGGCGGAGCGATGATAACCGAATCAACGATAGCCGAACAGCCGAGAGACACGCGTGAAGACCTCAATTCTACGGACGTAATCGAAGCACCATCCGGTGCACAAATCGGGGACGTTGTCGAGGATAGAGCCCTCATCTGGAGCCGGGCGAGTGAGCCAGCACGGATGTTCCTTCATCTCTCAACCGAGCAGGACTTCTCCGAGAAACGGACGATCCGTGGGCCGACGGCGTTGGCAGACAGTAACTATACTGCAACGATGGACATCGAGGGACTCCCTCGAGGCGAAGAAATTTATTACCGAGTGACGTTCGAAAGTCTTCGAAATCCAGGGACTCGAAGCGATCCAGTAGGAGGGTCGTTTCGAACGCCTCCGACCGACCGAACCGATATCCGCTTCGTTTGGGGTGGAGATGTTGCCGGACAGGGGTGGGGAATCGACCCCGATTTCGGAGGTATGAGGACGTTCGAATCGATGCGTGAAACGGACCCGGACTTTTTCATCCACTCCGGTGACGCGATATACGCTGACGGGCCGCTCGAAGAACGTGTCGAACTTGATGATGGTAGCGTTTGGCAGAACGTCGTTACCGAAGCGATGTCCGACGTTGCCGACACCCTTGCGGAGTTCCGTGGAAACTATCGATACAATCTCCGAGATGACCACTATCGAGCATTCGTCTCCGAAGTGCCGATGATTCCACAGTGGGACGACCACGAAATCCTCAACAATTGGTATCCAAACGAGAAGCTACCGGCAGACGACCCGCACGACGTTAAAAGCGTGAATTTACTCGCTGCACGTGGTCAGCAGGCGTTTCTCGACTATATGCCCATTCGCCCTCGAGATGATGTGGATGATGCGATTTATCAAAATTTCCCATATGGGCCTTCGTTAGAGGTATTTCGGCTCGATATGCGAAGCTATCGAGGCCCGAATACAGAAAACACGCAAACGGAATCGGGTCCGAAAACGGACTTCCTCGGCGATACGCAAATGAGCTGGCTCAAAGACGCGCTCTCGGAATCCGAGGCAACGTGGAAAATCATCGCGGCGGACATGCCGATCGGACTCGTGGTCACTGACGGTGATAAGTATGAAGCCGTCGCAAACGCAGACAGTGGGATACCGAAGGGAAGGGAGATCGAAATCAAGGAATTACTCTCATTCATGCAATCGGAAAATATCCGGAATGTGGTCTGGGTAACGGCGGACGTTCACTACACCGCTGCCCACCATTATCACCCAAAGCGAGCGTCGTTCTCCGAGTTCGATCCATTCTGGGAGTTCGTCTCCGGACCGCTTCACGCCGGGACGTTCGGACCGAACGAACTCGATGACACTTTCGGACCGACGGTCGTCTTCGAGAAGAGTCCGCCAGAGGGTGAAGCGAACCTCCCACCAAGTGACGGATTTCAATTCTTCGGACAGGTCGACGTCGATGGTCAGTCGGACGTCTTGACGGTAACTCTCAAAGATATGAACAACGATTCACTGTATACGAAGGAGCTTACTCCCGTCAACTGCTGA
- a CDS encoding Gfo/Idh/MocA family oxidoreductase, which produces MPTDPDPSVGLCSTVDEEKLRTFGEAWEIPPDRRYAAHESMLAAEDLDVVSVGTPSFLHHRHVVDAATSAAIPRPIPFVAPVTMADSPVKS; this is translated from the coding sequence ATACCCACCGACCCGGACCCGTCCGTCGGCCTCTGCTCGACCGTCGACGAGGAAAAACTACGGACGTTCGGCGAAGCGTGGGAGATTCCGCCGGACCGTCGATACGCGGCCCACGAATCGATGCTGGCGGCCGAGGACCTCGACGTCGTTTCGGTCGGTACGCCGTCGTTTCTCCACCATCGACACGTCGTGGATGCGGCGACGTCGGCCGCGATTCCGCGGCCGATTCCCTTTGTCGCCCCCGTTACGATGGCCGATTCGCCGGTGAAATCGTAG
- a CDS encoding mannonate dehydratase — MVRPALVLPPEPDERWELAKQVGVTDAVIHPLEIGDGRTRWTYDDLRGLINWLEADGLSLSVIEGSVPLTDRIRLGLDGRDDDIAEFERFLRDCGELDVPVVAYDWMAGVRWARTEAHIESRGGSLVTGFDERKVRGGPESVATEATHEDLWDAFEYFIGEVGPVAEEAGVKLALHPDDPPRSDLRGIPRIATSVEAYDRVLDAYDSEYNGITFCQGNFAAMGADIPDAIRHFGDRINFVHFRDVEGDADRFVETWHDDGPTDMAAAIRAYRDVGFDGPMRPDHVPTMAGEDNHNPGYHTNGRLFAIGYMKGLLEATTD, encoded by the coding sequence ATGGTACGACCAGCGCTCGTTCTACCGCCGGAACCTGACGAACGATGGGAGCTCGCGAAACAGGTCGGTGTCACCGACGCCGTGATCCACCCGCTCGAAATCGGTGACGGCCGAACTCGGTGGACGTACGACGACCTACGGGGGCTCATAAATTGGCTCGAAGCCGACGGCCTCTCCCTGTCGGTCATCGAGGGAAGCGTTCCCCTCACCGACCGGATTCGCCTCGGACTCGACGGCCGCGACGACGACATCGCCGAGTTCGAGCGGTTCCTCCGTGATTGCGGCGAACTTGACGTTCCGGTCGTGGCCTACGACTGGATGGCGGGCGTTCGTTGGGCGCGCACCGAGGCGCACATCGAATCACGGGGCGGGTCGCTCGTCACCGGATTCGACGAGCGAAAGGTCCGCGGCGGTCCGGAGTCGGTCGCGACCGAAGCGACGCACGAGGACCTCTGGGACGCGTTCGAATACTTCATCGGGGAGGTGGGTCCGGTCGCCGAGGAAGCGGGCGTCAAACTCGCGCTCCACCCGGACGACCCGCCGCGCTCCGACCTACGGGGCATCCCCCGCATCGCAACGAGCGTCGAAGCCTACGACCGCGTTCTCGACGCCTACGACAGCGAGTACAACGGCATCACGTTCTGCCAAGGGAACTTCGCGGCGATGGGTGCGGACATCCCGGACGCGATTCGCCACTTCGGCGACCGCATCAACTTCGTCCACTTCCGCGACGTCGAGGGCGACGCCGATCGGTTCGTCGAGACGTGGCACGACGACGGCCCGACCGACATGGCGGCGGCGATTCGCGCATACAGAGACGTCGGCTTTGACGGTCCGATGCGACCGGACCACGTTCCCACGATGGCGGGCGAGGACAACCACAATCCCGGCTATCACACGAACGGACGGCTGTTCGCCATCGGCTACATGAAAGGGTTGCTCGAAGCGACCACGGACTGA